The genomic window CGCCGGAAGGTGGATACCACCGACATGCCCTTGATCCACACCGTCCGCGGGGTGGGCTACGTGCTTCGCAAGCCTCGGAAGTAGTGCTGCATGAGCGTTGCAAACCCTTACGCCAGGGCTGTGATCCAGGAGCCCCTTAAGAAGCGGAAGTGGGTGCCGGAGGTGGGGCGTCGAAAAGCAAAAGAAATTCCTCTCAGGCTTGGGCTCATCATCATCATTGTGGTGGTGTCCGGGATGGGGCTGGCGGCGAGCTCGGTGGCGGTGAATCGCACCATGGTGGAGCTTGTGTATTCGCGTATCGACGCCGACCTGGAGCGTGGTCTGGGCGGATGGGCCTCCCAAGATTCACTCTTTAATGATTCGGGGAACGTGGCAACGCGCCCGCCCACAGATTTCTACGCGGTCAAGATCTTCCCTGATGGCTCGGCGCTGGAATTCAATGAGCACCAATCCGCCCCGAATTTGCAGCAGATTCAGCCAGGCGGCGGGCCGATCACGGTCGAGTCGAAGGACGGTTCAGAGACGCATTGGCGAGTGCTCGCGCAAATCGACAATGGCGTGACCACGGTGGTGGCCAAAGACATCACCCAAGAGTCGGTGATTCTGCAAAGGCTTGCAACCGGTCAGGTGGTGATTGGACTCTCGGTTCTGCTCATCACCGCGCTGTTTGCCTTCTTCCTCGTGCATCGCGCCCTCAGGCGCCTGCGGGAAGTCGAAGCGACCGCCAAGGCGATCGCCTCTGGTGACCTGGACCGGCGGGTGCCCGAAGGGGCGGACAATACTGAGGTGGGGGAGCTATCGCATTCGCTGAACGTGATGCTCGAAAGGCTGCAGGGTTCCATCGTGGA from Corynebacterium gerontici includes these protein-coding regions:
- a CDS encoding sensor histidine kinase, with product MSVANPYARAVIQEPLKKRKWVPEVGRRKAKEIPLRLGLIIIIVVVSGMGLAASSVAVNRTMVELVYSRIDADLERGLGGWASQDSLFNDSGNVATRPPTDFYAVKIFPDGSALEFNEHQSAPNLQQIQPGGGPITVESKDGSETHWRVLAQIDNGVTTVVAKDITQESVILQRLATGQVVIGLSVLLITALFAFFLVHRALRRLREVEATAKAIASGDLDRRVPEGADNTEVGELSHSLNVMLERLQGSIVELKSKEEQMRRFVGDASHELRTPLTSVKGYAELYRSGATDDAKLVLEKIEAEASRMSVLVEDLLALTRAEGSRFEEADVDMLELSLSVASSLRAAYPERCIDVRSECAEIPVVRGDAARLHQVLTNLSVNALKHGGEDAKVSIQLAQDDPGWLSIEVADDGIGLSHEDAAHIFERFYRADTSRARATGGSGLGLAITKTLVEAHHGTIEVESELGEGTTFKVRLPRQHSAE